A region of Vitis riparia cultivar Riparia Gloire de Montpellier isolate 1030 chromosome 1, EGFV_Vit.rip_1.0, whole genome shotgun sequence DNA encodes the following proteins:
- the LOC117920041 gene encoding thaumatin-like protein 1, with protein MDKGKDQVGLVGSRGEQGATLTDLGWVLASLATVGQGPSNATVSDFYDVSLVNGCNLSMIVEGSGWSGMCASTGYTVDLNQGYPAKLKVGDGSVCKSACEAFGSPEYNCNNAYSTLAT; from the exons ATGGACAAAGGAAAGG ATCAGGTTGGTCTGGTAGGTTCTAGGGGCGAACAGGGTGCAACTTTGACGGATCTGGGTTGGGTTCTTGCGTCACTGGCGACTGTGGGTCAAGGACCATCGAATGCAACGGTGTCG GACTTCTACGACGTGAGCCTCGTCAATGGCTGCAACCTGTCGATGATAGTGGAAGGAAGTGGTTGGTCAGGAATGTGCGCGTCGACGGGCTACACAGTGGATCTGAACCAGGGCTATCCGGCGAAGCTGAAGGTCGGAGACGGTAGCGTGTGCAAGAGTGCGTGCGAGGCATTTGGGAGCCCGGAGTACAATTGCAACAACGCGTACAGTACACTCGCCACCTAA